CGAGCACATGAAGACCAACCATCCAGACCAGCCCTACATGACTTACGAAGAATTCTTCCGCGAGCGCCAGGAAGCCCGCTACGGCAGCGGCGGAAGCAGTTGCTGTTAGAAGGAGAAATGAATGACCCCGATTGCAGTTACCCTACTCACCGGTTTTCTTGGCGCCGGTAAAACCACGCTGCTGCGCCATATTCTCAACGAACAGCACGGCTACAAAATTGCCGTTATCGAAAACGAATTCGGCGAAGTTTCCGTTGACGATCAGCTGATTGGCGATCGCGCCACCCAGATCAAAACCCTCACCAACGGCTGTATCTGCTGCACCCGCTCCAGCGAGCTGGAAGACGCGCTGTTAGACCTGCTCGACAACCTCGACAAGGGCAACATCCAGTTCGACCGTCTGGTGATTGAATGTACCGGCATGGCCGATCCCGGCCCGATTATTCAGACCTTTTTCTCACATGAAGTGCTGTGCGAACGCTACCTGCTGGACGGCGTGATTGCGCTGGTCGATGCAGTCCATGCCGACGAGCAGATGAACCAGTTCACCATCGCCCAGTCGCAGATTGGCTACGCTGACCGCATCCTGCTGACCAAAACCGATGTGGCGGGTGAAAGCGAAAAACTGCGTGAGCGCCTGGCGCGCATCAACGCCCGCGCCCCGGTTTACACCGTTACCCACGGCAATATCGACCTCTCCCTGCTGTTCAACACCAACGGCTTTATGCTGGAAGAGAACGTGGTCAGCGCCACACCGCGTTTCCACTTTATCGCCGACAAGCAGAACGATATTTCATCGATTGTGGTGGACCTGGATTACCCGGTCGACATCAGCGACGTTTCCCGCGTGATGGAAAACCTGCTGCTGGAATCTGCCGACAAGCTGCTGCGCTACAAAGGAATGCTGTGGATCGACGGCGAGCCAAACCGCCTGCTATTCCAGGGCGTGCAACGCCTCTACAGCGCCGACTGGGACCGCCCGTGGGGCGACGAACAGCCGCACAGCACGCTGGTATTTATCGGGATTCAACTCCCCGAAGAAGAGATAAGGGCGGCGTTTGCGGGGCTGAAGAAGTAAACCATCCTGATGCCCGATGGCGCTATGCTTATCGGGCCGGTGCCGATTTGTAAGCCGGATAAGGCGTAGCCGCCATCCGGCAGATACAGGTCAGCACAGACACGCTATTTCTTGTTTTGCTCCCGCAGCATGGCTTCGCGCAAAATCGCATTAAGCCGCGTCTGATACCCTTTCCCCGGACGTTTCAGCCACTCCATGACATCAGCATCAATACGCACAGAGGCTTGCATTTTCAATGGGCGAAAAAATCTCCCCCGCTCCGCGTCAGACCATGCGTCATCACCAGATGAAGGAATGTCGCTGTAATCAATTTCATCATCCGGTTTATTCGCCAGCACCTTAAGTTCAGCCGCATGCTGAGCACTGAGCGCGGATACGCTGCCGCGTTTATGTTTAACCATGCTCATAACGATTCCTCTCTTTACTGTCTGCCTTTCGGGCGCTAATGATCCGAATGACTTCGCTGCCACTTTCAAAACGAACGGTGTGGGCGACAAGAATGACAATAATCCCATGTACCAACCCGAGGGTTTGCCAGCGGCGGTAAAAAAGCCTCGCGTAAAAAAGCGTAATTCTTATTTTTAAGGCGCATCTGAACGGTGCGATTTTTATTATTCCCCGCCAAATATAACCCGCAAAAATATATCCAGTTTATTCCAGAAGGTGTCTATTTCATTCTATTTTCATCTGGACTTTTTGTTTTTTTGCTGATGTTATATCCAGGTTTTTTAGCGCGATGCGGGTGTGCTCGAACACACCCGCATCGCTGATCACAATCCCTATTAAAGGAGAATAGAGACTATGACTACCAACCATTCTATTGCAGAATGCACCGATCCAGAAGTGTCCCCGGCAAATAACCGTCGTCTGACGGTGAGTTATGCGAGTCGCCATCCTGATTATACCCGTATCCCCGCCCTCACCCTGAAAGGCCAGTGGCTGGAGGCGGCCGGTTTTACCACCGGTACGGAAGTGGATGTGAAAGTGATGGACGGCTGTATTGTGCTGACCGCGCTGCCCCCCGCCGCCGAAGAGAGCGAATTAATGCAGTCGCTGCGTAAAGTGAGCAAACTGTCGGCGCGCAAACAGCAGCAAATCCAGGAGTTTATCGCCCTGGTCGAGCGGAATAAAAAGACCTTCCGCTAAGGGGATCGCCCCCGGTAACATCCTGCTTACCGGGGTTTATAAATGCTATCGGTTCAACGCTTTACTAAACGCCATGCCTAATTGCGTATCTTCCGAGATATGGTGTGAAACGACCTCTTTCAACGTGGGTTTGGCATCAGGGATCAGCATCTTGTAATAACCCACGCACCGGTTGTCGACATAAAGTTGCGTCACGTTCTTTTTGTTATGTATCCGCTGCTTCAGGGAGAGTTCCGATTCAGCGGCAAAACGGTTAATCAAATAGTTGCGCTGAAAATCGCTGACAAATAATGGCATGTGCCATTTTTTTCTTTGTGAAGACAGGGATAACTGAACATGCGCATCCTCGCGCACATCAATATTTTCAACAACAAAATCTGTCGCTACAGGTAATTTTGCCTGGTCTGCATTTGTGCAGGAGAGTATGGCAACTTTACCGCGTGGGGTTTTCCGGTGCTGGCCTGAAGGGGCATCGATGGAAAAATGACACTCTGCTCCTCCGGCATGTTCCAGCCAGATAGCCATTTCACCGTTGAGTAAGGCGTCGATACTTTCATTCGCGCGAAGATATTTTCTGGGCACATAAAAGGTAATGTAACTGTCGTCAATTTTACCCAGAACCTTAAACTGCAACGTTTCAACGTCCTCCAGATAAATATCCTCCAGCTTAACCCGTTTATCCGGGTTAACTGACTCTGCGGTCACGTTCTTTTTATCTGTCCTCTTAACCACAAAGTTAATAAATTCTCTGCTACGCGGATTTATCGCATAAAAAATATAATGATTTCCTGACTTATCCTCCCGAAAATAAAGCTTCAGGCGCTCCAGTTTTTGTCGCAGACCATGCCACTGATTACCGCCAATAGGCTGATGATATTTTTCCCCATAGAACAAAAACTCGACAAGAAGCTTATCTTTTTTGATGCTTATCAGGCCGTTTTGCAGCGGCGTTAACGCTTTAAATTTCTTCTCACTAAGCACCGGTACCGCGACAGGCGCTGGCTGTTTCGCACTGCCAGAAGCCGATGAGGGAGACAGTGTTCCTTTTTGCTCCCAGCCAGATTTACCATCGTGGAGCTGGATCAGCACCTCCGTTCCCGTCTGTTGCTTCACCTGCGCCAGCAGATCTTTTATCTGGCTTACCGCAATCTTCCTCGCCCGTAGGGTTGAGGCCGCAATATGAAAATTTAGCACCGCTTTTTCGGTTCGGGCGCGAACGTCAACACGATCCTGTAGCAAATGCGCTTTTTCAATCACAACGGGGAGCCATCCCTTTTCTTTTTTACTCACAGCCTTAACAGAAGGTTTAGCGGATTTATTCTTTATACTCTGTCCGGCGGCAAAACAGGGATGAAGGGGCCACGGCGGGCCAAGCTCATCAAACAAAACACGTGAGCCTGATGGATGCTCATAATAGTAAACAGGCTGGCCACATGTTTTACACTTTACGTTCGGGACGGTAAACGACCGGAAATCATTATAATGATTCTTTTTTAGCTGATACTCGGATTTACCTGCCGTTTTCTTTTTTTTAACTTTTGCAGTCTGTCCACCGACCGCAATGGGTCTGACAATACCATTAATGGTCCTGAAGATAATATTGCTCATCGCGCCATCGCCTTTAGATGATTCTTATCGCAATACTACGCCAGTGGGGGAGATTAATAAATACTCTGTTTCGTCCACCTCGTCAGTGCAGGAAGTTCGCCTGAGAGGTTCATGAAGCGCAAGGCCGGGCACAGGCAAGAGCCTCAGCCGTAACATGCAGTCGCTTTTCAGATGGCTTTTTGTTTTTTTATGCTTATCTCTATGAATACGTGTTCGCGGGTAAGAACAATC
This Citrobacter enshiensis DNA region includes the following protein-coding sequences:
- a CDS encoding YbdD/YjiX family protein, whose amino-acid sequence is MFGTLGQAKKYLGQAAKMLIGIPDYDNYVEHMKTNHPDQPYMTYEEFFRERQEARYGSGGSSCC
- the yjiA gene encoding GTPase, which codes for MTPIAVTLLTGFLGAGKTTLLRHILNEQHGYKIAVIENEFGEVSVDDQLIGDRATQIKTLTNGCICCTRSSELEDALLDLLDNLDKGNIQFDRLVIECTGMADPGPIIQTFFSHEVLCERYLLDGVIALVDAVHADEQMNQFTIAQSQIGYADRILLTKTDVAGESEKLRERLARINARAPVYTVTHGNIDLSLLFNTNGFMLEENVVSATPRFHFIADKQNDISSIVVDLDYPVDISDVSRVMENLLLESADKLLRYKGMLWIDGEPNRLLFQGVQRLYSADWDRPWGDEQPHSTLVFIGIQLPEEEIRAAFAGLKK
- a CDS encoding BrnA antitoxin family protein — protein: MSMVKHKRGSVSALSAQHAAELKVLANKPDDEIDYSDIPSSGDDAWSDAERGRFFRPLKMQASVRIDADVMEWLKRPGKGYQTRLNAILREAMLREQNKK
- the symE gene encoding endoribonuclease SymE; protein product: MTTNHSIAECTDPEVSPANNRRLTVSYASRHPDYTRIPALTLKGQWLEAAGFTTGTEVDVKVMDGCIVLTALPPAAEESELMQSLRKVSKLSARKQQQIQEFIALVERNKKTFR